The following are encoded in a window of Pelecanus crispus isolate bPelCri1 chromosome 6, bPelCri1.pri, whole genome shotgun sequence genomic DNA:
- the LIN7C gene encoding protein lin-7 homolog C, producing the protein MAALGEPVRLERDICRAIELLEKLQRSGEVPPQKLQALQRVLQSEFCNAVREVYEHVYETVDISSSPEVRANATAKATVAAFAASEGHSHPRVVELPKTEEGLGFNIMGGKEQNSPIYISRIIPGGIADRHGGLKRGDQLLSVNGVSVEGEHHEKAVELLKAAQGKVKLVVRYTPKVLEEMESRFEKMRSAKRRQQN; encoded by the exons ATGGCGGCGCTGGGCGAGCCGGTGCGGCTGGAGCGAG acATCTGCAGAGCAATTGAGTTGCTGGAAAAATTACAGAGAAGTGGAGAAGTGCCACCACAAAAGCTACAGGCTTTGCAAAGGGTCCTTCAAAGTGAATTCTGTAATGCTGTAAGGGAG GTGTATGAACATGTATATGAAACTGTGGATATCAGCAGTAGCCCAGAAGTTCGAGCTAATGCAACAGCAAAG GCCACTGTAGCTGCATTTGCTGCTAGTGAAGGTCATTCCCATCCCAGAGTGGTTGAACTACCCAAAACCGAAGAAGGTCTTGGATTCAACATTATGGGAGGCAAAGAACAAAATTCTCCAATCTATATCTCTCGAATTATCCCTGGCGGTATAGCTGATAGACATGGAGGCCTGAAACGCGGAGACCAGCTGCTTTCTGTAAACGGAGTG AGTGTTGAAGGTGAACACCATGAAAAAGCAGTAGAACTGCTGAAGGCAGCTCAAGGAAAGGTTAAATTAGTTGTGCGATACACGCCAAAGGTCCTGGAAGAAATGGAGTCGAGATTTGAAAAAATGAGATCGGCAAAACGCAGGCAGCAAAATTAA